The Syntrophorhabdus sp. nucleotide sequence GTTCATCCACGGGCGCCACAATCCAGCCCTCTGTTACGTCCAGGTCATCGAGGGCATTCCAGAAACCGCGGGTGACGTTCGGGGCCCGGGAGGATTTAAGCTCGACGGCGATCCTCTTCTTCCCCTTCGCGAGAAGCAGGTCGATCTCGCTCCCCGTGGATGCCCGGTAGAAAGACCCTTGCCAGTCCGGCAGCTCGGAAAGGATCATTTCGATGCCGAAAGCTTCCCACGAGGCCCCGAAGACCGGATGACCGAGAAGGTCATTAAAGCTTCCGATCTCCAGAAGAGAGTGGAGCAGCCCCGAATCCCTGATATAGACTTTTGGGGATTTGATGGTCCTTTTCTTGAGGTTGCCTTCATGAGGCGGGAGCGCTCGCACGACATAAGCCTGCTCGAAGAGATCTATGTAGTCACGGACGGTGTGGTAGGACACACCGAGAGACGCTGCGAGTTTTGAACTGTTGAGGAGCTGTCCCTGGCTGTGCGCCAGCATCGTGATGAGCCTTCTGAGGTTCCGTGCCGTTATGCGGATCCCCAACTGGGGAATGTCCCGTTCAATGAAGGTGCGCAGGAAGTTCTGTCTCCACCGGTTGCTCGCATCGTCGTC carries:
- a CDS encoding ATP-binding protein → MHGYVKRDAEPVVLKDLRNFPVVAILGPRQCGKSTLVKAMKGRIGALIYLDLESPSDLRKLSDPELFFQANKDTTICLDEIQLRPELFPVLRSIVDRSGRKGQALILGSASRNLIRQGSESLAGRISFIELTPFVTSEVAGLPGYDLLVHWFRGGYPESFLADDDDASNRWRQNFLRTFIERDIPQLGIRITARNLRRLITMLAHSQGQLLNSSKLAASLGVSYHTVRDYIDLFEQAYVVRALPPHEGNLKKRTIKSPKVYIRDSGLLHSLLEIGSFNDLLGHPVFGASWEAFGIEMILSELPDWQGSFYRASTGSEIDLLLAKGKKRIAVELKSSRAPNVTRGFWNALDDLDVTEGWIVAPVDEPYFIKEKVRVGGILDLVRHVKTV